One genomic segment of Pseudonocardia sp. T1-2H includes these proteins:
- a CDS encoding HAD family hydrolase, whose protein sequence is MSGPAIRCEPVIAPGSPVLFDMDGTLVLSEHVHRRVWERFFADWRMDVDEATYARTYLGRRAGDVLTQVDGPWRGTDVRGVLAGLAAHSHELAGEVEAVGGARDLVRELHRRGHRIAVVTSAGREWARRVLGDVLGLADALELVVTAEDVSVGKPSPEGYLTACRLLAVDPACCAAVEDSPSGVQALAAAGVGTIIGVTTSSPAAALRGAGAGLTVPDLRPEALLYG, encoded by the coding sequence GTGAGCGGGCCTGCCATCCGGTGCGAGCCGGTGATCGCGCCGGGCTCACCCGTCCTGTTCGACATGGACGGCACCCTGGTGCTGAGCGAGCACGTCCATCGCCGGGTGTGGGAGCGGTTCTTCGCGGACTGGCGGATGGACGTGGACGAGGCGACCTACGCCCGGACGTACCTGGGGCGCCGGGCCGGGGACGTCCTGACCCAGGTCGACGGCCCGTGGCGGGGGACGGACGTGCGCGGCGTCCTGGCCGGCCTGGCCGCGCACTCGCACGAGCTGGCGGGCGAGGTCGAGGCCGTCGGCGGCGCCCGGGACCTGGTCCGCGAGCTGCACCGGCGCGGGCACCGGATCGCCGTCGTCACGAGCGCGGGCCGCGAGTGGGCGCGCCGGGTCCTGGGTGACGTGCTCGGCCTGGCCGACGCCCTCGAGCTGGTGGTCACCGCGGAGGACGTGTCGGTCGGCAAACCGTCCCCGGAGGGCTACCTGACCGCCTGCCGGCTGCTCGCCGTGGATCCGGCCTGCTGCGCGGCGGTGGAGGACTCGCCGTCGGGCGTGCAGGCACTGGCGGCGGCGGGGGTCGGGACGATCATCGGGGTCACCACCTCGTCGCCCGCCGCGGCGCTGCGCGGCGCCGGGGCGGGGCTCACCGTCCCTGACCTGCGTCCCGAGGCGCTGCTGTACGGCTGA
- a CDS encoding Maf family protein: protein MRLVLASASPARLSVLRAAGLDPAVSVSDVDEDALLAAVPDATAAEKVTTLAGAKATTVARRLDGPDALDSIVIGCDSMLHIDGELVGKPKDVDTARDRWRSMAGRSGELVTGHAVLRVVDGEIDRAAEGHAVTVVRFGTPTDAELEAYLGTGEPLAVAGAFTLDGLGGWFVDGIDGDPSNVIGISLPLVRRLLAGVGVSPVDLWDHP, encoded by the coding sequence GTGCGTCTGGTGCTCGCCTCGGCCTCCCCCGCCCGCCTGTCCGTGCTCCGCGCCGCCGGGCTGGACCCCGCGGTGTCCGTCTCCGACGTCGACGAGGACGCGCTGCTCGCCGCCGTCCCGGACGCCACGGCCGCGGAGAAGGTCACCACCCTGGCCGGCGCGAAGGCCACCACCGTCGCCCGCCGGCTCGACGGTCCGGACGCGCTCGACTCGATCGTCATCGGGTGCGACTCGATGCTGCACATCGACGGCGAGCTCGTCGGCAAGCCGAAGGACGTCGACACGGCCCGCGACCGATGGCGGTCCATGGCCGGGCGGAGCGGCGAGCTCGTGACCGGGCACGCGGTGCTGCGGGTGGTCGACGGCGAGATCGACCGGGCCGCGGAGGGGCACGCCGTCACCGTCGTGCGGTTCGGGACACCCACCGACGCCGAGCTGGAGGCGTACCTCGGGACCGGGGAGCCCCTCGCCGTCGCGGGCGCGTTCACCCTGGACGGGCTGGGCGGCTGGTTCGTCGACGGGATCGACGGGGACCCGTCGAACGTCATCGGGATCAGCCTGCCCCTGGTCCGGCGGCTGCTCGCGGGCGTCGGCGTCAGCCCGGTGGATCTCTGGGACCACCCCTGA
- a CDS encoding acetyl/propionyl/methylcrotonyl-CoA carboxylase subunit alpha: protein MPPLRKVLVANRGEIAVRVIRAAKDAGLASVAVYADPDRDALFVRLADEAFALGGTTAAESYLDFDKVIGAAKQADADAIHPGYGFLSENADFAQAVIDAGITWIGPSPQSIRDLGDKVTARHIATRAGAPLVPGTNDPVSGADEVIEFAKEHGLPVAIKAAFGGGGRGMKVAREEKEIAELYDSAVREATSAFGRGECFVERYLDKPRHVETQVLADQHGNVIVVGTRDCSLQRRFQKLVEEAPAPFLTEEQRKTLYTASKAIVKEAGYYGAGTVEFLIGQDGLITFLEVNTRLQVEHPVSEETSGLDLVREQFRIAEGLELNLTEDPEPRGHSIEFRINGEDAGRNFLPAPGTVESIAYPAGPGVRVDAGVEVGSVVGGNFDSLLAKLIVTGSDRAQALERSRRALAEFQVGGMATVLEFHRLVVEDPAFTAAEEKDFLVHTRWIETEWDNTVPPFEGGAGADEETAPRQSVVVEVGGRRLEVSLPGDLALGGGNAGGGASGKAPRKRSGKGGGTKVSGDAVTAPMQGTIIKVAVSDGDQVSAGDLIVVLEAMKMENPVTAHKDGTVTGLSAETGSSITQGTVVCEIKE, encoded by the coding sequence GTGCCCCCACTGCGCAAAGTTCTCGTCGCCAACCGCGGAGAGATCGCCGTCCGGGTGATCCGCGCCGCGAAGGACGCAGGCCTTGCCAGTGTCGCCGTGTACGCGGACCCGGACCGTGACGCCCTGTTCGTCCGGCTCGCGGACGAGGCGTTCGCCCTGGGCGGCACCACGGCGGCGGAGTCGTACCTGGACTTCGACAAGGTCATCGGCGCTGCGAAGCAGGCCGACGCGGACGCGATCCACCCCGGCTACGGCTTCCTGAGCGAGAACGCGGACTTCGCGCAGGCGGTGATCGACGCCGGGATCACCTGGATCGGCCCGTCGCCGCAGTCGATCCGCGACCTCGGGGACAAGGTCACCGCCCGGCACATCGCCACCCGTGCGGGCGCCCCGCTCGTCCCCGGCACGAACGACCCGGTGTCCGGCGCGGACGAGGTGATCGAGTTCGCCAAGGAGCACGGCCTGCCCGTCGCGATCAAGGCGGCGTTCGGCGGCGGCGGCCGCGGCATGAAGGTCGCGCGCGAGGAGAAGGAGATCGCCGAGCTCTACGACTCGGCGGTCCGCGAGGCCACCTCGGCGTTCGGCCGCGGGGAGTGCTTCGTCGAGCGCTACCTGGACAAGCCCCGCCACGTCGAGACCCAGGTCCTGGCCGACCAGCACGGCAACGTGATCGTCGTCGGGACCCGGGACTGCTCCTTGCAGCGCCGGTTCCAGAAGCTGGTCGAGGAGGCGCCCGCGCCGTTCCTGACCGAGGAGCAGCGCAAGACGCTGTACACGGCGTCGAAGGCCATCGTGAAGGAGGCCGGCTACTACGGCGCCGGCACGGTCGAGTTCCTGATCGGCCAGGACGGCCTGATCACCTTCCTCGAGGTCAACACCCGGCTGCAGGTCGAGCACCCGGTGTCGGAGGAGACCTCCGGGCTGGACCTGGTGCGCGAGCAGTTCCGCATCGCCGAGGGCCTCGAGCTCAACCTGACCGAGGACCCGGAGCCGCGCGGGCACTCCATCGAGTTCCGGATCAACGGCGAGGACGCCGGCCGCAACTTCCTGCCCGCCCCCGGCACCGTCGAGTCGATCGCGTACCCGGCCGGCCCGGGCGTGCGCGTCGACGCCGGTGTGGAGGTCGGGTCCGTCGTCGGCGGCAACTTCGACTCGCTGCTGGCCAAGCTGATCGTCACCGGCTCGGACCGCGCGCAGGCCCTCGAGCGGTCCCGCCGCGCGCTGGCGGAGTTCCAGGTCGGCGGCATGGCGACCGTGCTGGAGTTCCACCGGCTCGTGGTGGAGGACCCGGCGTTCACCGCGGCGGAGGAGAAGGACTTCCTCGTCCACACCCGCTGGATCGAGACCGAGTGGGACAACACCGTCCCTCCGTTCGAGGGCGGCGCCGGGGCGGACGAGGAGACGGCGCCGCGGCAGTCCGTCGTCGTCGAGGTCGGCGGACGGCGCCTGGAGGTCTCCCTGCCCGGCGATCTCGCGCTCGGCGGCGGTAACGCCGGCGGCGGGGCGTCGGGGAAGGCCCCGCGCAAGCGCTCCGGGAAGGGCGGGGGCACGAAGGTCTCCGGCGACGCCGTGACCGCGCCGATGCAGGGCACGATCATCAAGGTCGCGGTCTCCGACGGCGACCAGGTCTCCGCCGGCGACCTGATCGTGGTGCTCGAGGCGATGAAGATGGAGAACCCCGTCACCGCCCACAAGGACGGCACCGTCACCGGCCTCTCCGCCGAGACGGGCTCCTCGATCACCCAGGGCACCGTCG
- a CDS encoding glucose PTS transporter subunit EIIB — translation MAKADDIVAGLGGAANITELEACITRLRTEVEDPTLVDEAALKRCGAHGVLVAGQVVQVVVGPEADTLADDIRDIL, via the coding sequence ATGGCCAAGGCGGACGACATCGTGGCGGGGCTCGGCGGCGCCGCGAACATCACCGAGCTGGAGGCCTGCATCACGCGGCTGCGCACCGAGGTCGAGGACCCGACCCTGGTCGACGAGGCCGCGCTGAAGCGGTGCGGCGCGCACGGCGTGCTCGTCGCCGGGCAGGTCGTCCAGGTCGTCGTCGGGCCGGAGGCGGATACCCTCGCGGACGACATCCGGGACATCCTGTGA
- a CDS encoding HPr family phosphocarrier protein, producing MPSRTVTVASRVGLHARPAAVFTRAAAAASVQVTLAVAGKDPVNAASVLGVMTLGVECGQEVTLAAEGEGADGALDSLAALLATDLDA from the coding sequence GTGCCCTCGCGCACCGTCACCGTCGCGTCCCGGGTCGGGCTGCACGCCCGCCCGGCCGCCGTGTTCACCAGGGCCGCCGCGGCGGCGTCCGTCCAGGTCACCCTCGCCGTCGCGGGCAAGGACCCGGTGAACGCGGCCAGCGTCCTCGGGGTGATGACCCTGGGCGTCGAGTGCGGCCAGGAGGTCACCCTGGCGGCGGAGGGGGAGGGTGCCGACGGCGCGCTCGACTCGCTCGCCGCCCTGCTGGCGACCGACCTCGACGCCTGA
- a CDS encoding SufE family protein, translating into MEQVHECQSPLFLAVEVEPEGDRTVRLFFSAPPEAPTTRGFASIMHTGLDGEPAADVLAVPDDFYTALGLAEAVSPLRLRGMAAMLSRIKKQVRSAVA; encoded by the coding sequence ATGGAGCAGGTGCACGAGTGCCAGTCGCCGCTGTTCCTCGCGGTCGAGGTGGAGCCGGAGGGAGACCGCACGGTCCGTCTCTTCTTCTCGGCCCCGCCCGAGGCCCCGACGACCCGGGGCTTCGCGTCGATCATGCACACCGGGCTGGACGGTGAGCCCGCCGCGGACGTCCTCGCCGTGCCGGACGACTTCTACACCGCGCTCGGCCTGGCCGAGGCCGTGAGCCCGCTGCGGCTGCGCGGGATGGCGGCGATGCTGTCCCGGATCAAGAAGCAGGTGCGGTCCGCGGTCGCCTGA
- a CDS encoding sulfurtransferase, giving the protein MAAPIDQDPKFAEYAHPERLVSTSWLAEHLDAPDLAVVECDEDVLLYDTGHIPGAVKLDWHTELNDTVTRDYVDPEKFALLCGERGIARETTVVFYGDKNNWWATYALWVFRLFGHPDVRILDGGRAKWIAEGRELTTEPPKPTPVEYPIVERDDIAIRAFKEDVIDHLEQLRSGAGALVDVRSPGEYSGELLHMPDYPQEGAVRGGHIPGAASVPWARAANEDGTFKSRAELSAIYEDEQGLSKDEPVVAYCRIGERSSHTWFVLSSLLGFENVRNYDGSWTEWGNSVRVPIVQGSERGAA; this is encoded by the coding sequence ATGGCTGCACCGATCGACCAGGACCCGAAGTTCGCCGAGTACGCGCATCCCGAGCGCCTGGTGAGCACCTCCTGGCTCGCCGAGCACCTCGACGCACCCGATCTCGCCGTCGTGGAGTGCGACGAGGACGTCCTCCTCTACGACACGGGGCACATCCCGGGCGCGGTGAAGCTGGACTGGCACACCGAGCTCAACGACACGGTCACCCGGGACTACGTGGACCCCGAGAAGTTCGCGCTGCTCTGCGGGGAGCGGGGCATCGCCCGGGAGACCACCGTCGTCTTCTACGGGGACAAGAACAACTGGTGGGCCACCTACGCGCTGTGGGTGTTCCGGCTGTTCGGCCACCCGGACGTCCGGATCCTGGACGGCGGCCGCGCCAAGTGGATCGCCGAGGGCCGCGAGCTCACCACCGAGCCGCCGAAGCCGACACCCGTCGAGTACCCGATCGTCGAGCGGGACGACATCGCGATCCGGGCGTTCAAGGAGGACGTGATCGACCACCTCGAGCAGCTGAGGTCGGGGGCCGGGGCGCTGGTCGACGTCCGCTCGCCCGGTGAGTACTCGGGCGAACTGCTGCACATGCCGGACTACCCGCAGGAGGGGGCGGTCCGCGGCGGCCACATCCCCGGCGCCGCGAGCGTCCCGTGGGCCCGCGCGGCGAACGAGGACGGAACCTTCAAGTCCCGGGCCGAGCTGTCCGCGATCTACGAGGACGAGCAGGGCCTGTCGAAGGACGAGCCGGTCGTCGCCTACTGCCGGATCGGCGAGCGCTCGAGCCACACCTGGTTCGTGCTGTCCTCTCTGCTCGGCTTCGAGAACGTCCGGAACTACGACGGCAGCTGGACCGAGTGGGGCAACTCCGTGCGGGTCCCGATCGTGCAGGGCTCGGAGCGAGGCGCGGCATGA
- a CDS encoding PTS sugar transporter subunit IIA, which produces MSLEVVSPVAGEVVGLAAVPDQVFSDELVGAGTAVEPPAAEGRIEVVAPVAGALVKVHPHAFVVLGAEGVGVLVHLGIDTVELLGEGFELLRAEGDTVERGTPVVAFDPAAVRRRGLSAVCPVVVLDTAPGAVTGTVGAQVRPGDPLFTYGS; this is translated from the coding sequence GTGAGCCTCGAGGTGGTCTCCCCCGTCGCCGGCGAGGTCGTCGGCCTCGCCGCCGTCCCGGACCAGGTGTTCAGCGACGAGCTCGTGGGCGCCGGTACCGCCGTCGAACCGCCCGCGGCGGAGGGCCGGATCGAGGTCGTCGCCCCCGTGGCGGGCGCCCTCGTGAAGGTGCACCCGCACGCGTTCGTGGTGCTCGGCGCCGAGGGCGTCGGCGTGCTGGTCCACCTCGGCATCGACACGGTCGAGCTGTTGGGCGAGGGGTTCGAGCTGCTACGCGCCGAGGGGGACACGGTCGAGCGGGGCACCCCGGTGGTCGCGTTCGACCCGGCCGCGGTGCGCCGGCGCGGGTTGTCCGCCGTCTGCCCCGTCGTCGTCCTGGACACCGCGCCCGGTGCGGTGACGGGCACGGTCGGGGCGCAGGTGCGGCCGGGCGACCCGTTGTTCACCTACGGCTCGTGA
- a CDS encoding DUF692 domain-containing protein, translated as MPVARVGTGAVGVTGVGVGWRPEIAGIVDGLPGLGFCEVIAESIAPAAPSRGVTELRGRGVPVIPHGVRLGLGDADGVRPHRVAHLAACAVAVEAPLVSEHVAFVRGGGREAGHLLPVPRSREALDVLTRNIRRVQAELDVPLALEPIAALFDWPDDEFGEPDFLTELLDRSGALLLLDVANLYANAVNRGQDPSAVLDRMPLDRVAYVHVAGGAEHDGLYHDTHTDPVPAPVLRLLDELRDRARPPAVMLERDGRYPPMAELHAELDAIADSTGFARVT; from the coding sequence CTGCCGGTCGCGCGAGTCGGCACCGGTGCCGTCGGCGTGACGGGCGTCGGCGTGGGCTGGCGGCCCGAGATCGCGGGCATCGTCGACGGCCTTCCCGGCCTCGGCTTCTGCGAGGTCATCGCCGAGTCGATCGCCCCCGCGGCTCCGTCCCGGGGGGTGACGGAGCTGCGGGGGCGCGGGGTCCCCGTGATCCCGCACGGGGTCCGCCTGGGCCTCGGCGACGCAGACGGGGTCCGGCCGCACCGGGTCGCGCACCTCGCGGCCTGCGCCGTCGCGGTCGAGGCGCCCCTGGTCAGCGAGCACGTCGCGTTTGTGCGGGGTGGCGGCCGGGAGGCCGGGCACCTACTGCCGGTGCCGCGCAGCCGCGAGGCACTGGACGTGCTCACCCGCAACATCCGGCGGGTGCAGGCGGAGCTGGACGTCCCGCTCGCGCTGGAGCCGATCGCCGCCCTGTTCGACTGGCCGGACGACGAGTTCGGCGAGCCGGACTTCCTCACCGAGCTGCTGGACCGGAGCGGCGCGCTGCTGCTCCTGGACGTCGCGAACCTGTACGCGAACGCGGTCAACCGCGGGCAGGACCCGTCGGCCGTCCTCGACCGGATGCCGCTCGACCGCGTGGCGTACGTGCACGTCGCGGGCGGGGCCGAGCACGACGGCCTCTACCACGACACCCACACCGACCCCGTGCCCGCGCCGGTCCTCCGCCTGCTCGACGAGCTGCGGGACCGCGCCCGGCCGCCCGCGGTGATGCTGGAACGGGACGGCCGGTACCCGCCGATGGCCGAGCTGCACGCCGAGCTGGACGCGATCGCGGACAGCACCGGGTTCGCGCGGGTCACATGA
- a CDS encoding PTS transporter subunit EIIC, with protein MSAPATAVPAAPPKKRSGLAGLQRLGRSLMLPIAALPAAGLLLRLGQDDLLGGVGSLKQVAAVLSAAGGALFDNLPLIFALGIAIGWARKADGSTALAAVVGYVVLDGVFTAMSPLVLDGVLDSKGEQAVVNYGVLGGIVTGLLSAILWQRFYRTKLPTFLGFFNGRRLVPILTAVTMMVVAVLLSLIYPLFNTGLTALGNAVNANTVVGGGVYGVANRLLVPLGLHHILNSVVWFILGDFNGTHGDLNRFFAGDPTAGTFMTGFFPIMMFALPAAALAIWHEARPGQRKLVGGIMISVALTSFLTGITEPLEYSFVYVAWPLYLIHAILTGTSLALVNALGIHDGFTFSAGALDYLVNFGQATKPLWLIPIGLAYAVVYYLLFRFVIRRWNLRTPGREEETEETAENAATAVAETTVVETTGPRPAEPGAQA; from the coding sequence ATGAGCGCACCCGCCACCGCTGTGCCCGCAGCGCCGCCGAAGAAGCGGAGCGGCCTCGCCGGGCTGCAGCGCCTCGGCCGCAGCCTGATGCTGCCCATCGCGGCGCTGCCCGCCGCCGGCCTGCTGCTGCGGCTCGGGCAGGACGACCTGCTCGGCGGGGTGGGCTCGCTGAAGCAGGTCGCCGCCGTGCTGTCCGCGGCGGGCGGCGCGTTGTTCGACAACCTCCCGCTGATCTTCGCGCTCGGCATCGCGATCGGCTGGGCCCGCAAGGCGGACGGCTCGACGGCGCTCGCCGCGGTCGTCGGCTACGTGGTGCTCGACGGGGTGTTCACCGCGATGAGCCCGCTGGTGCTCGACGGGGTACTCGACTCCAAGGGCGAGCAGGCGGTCGTCAACTACGGGGTCCTCGGGGGCATCGTCACCGGGTTGCTGTCGGCGATCCTGTGGCAGCGCTTCTACCGCACGAAACTGCCGACCTTCCTGGGCTTCTTCAACGGCCGGCGGCTCGTGCCGATCCTCACCGCGGTCACGATGATGGTCGTCGCGGTCCTGCTGAGCCTGATCTACCCGCTCTTCAACACCGGGCTCACCGCGCTGGGCAACGCGGTCAACGCGAACACGGTCGTCGGCGGTGGCGTCTACGGCGTCGCGAACCGGCTGCTGGTCCCGCTCGGCCTGCACCACATCCTCAACTCCGTCGTCTGGTTCATCCTCGGCGACTTCAACGGCACCCACGGCGACCTCAACCGCTTCTTCGCCGGTGACCCGACCGCCGGGACGTTCATGACCGGCTTCTTCCCGATCATGATGTTCGCGCTGCCCGCCGCCGCCCTGGCGATCTGGCACGAGGCGCGCCCGGGGCAGCGCAAGCTCGTCGGCGGGATCATGATCTCGGTGGCCCTGACGTCCTTCCTGACGGGCATCACCGAACCGCTCGAGTACTCCTTCGTCTACGTCGCGTGGCCGCTCTACCTGATCCACGCGATCCTGACCGGCACCTCGCTGGCCCTGGTCAACGCGCTCGGCATCCACGACGGCTTCACGTTCTCCGCCGGCGCGCTCGACTACCTCGTCAACTTCGGCCAGGCGACGAAGCCGCTCTGGCTCATCCCGATCGGCCTGGCCTACGCAGTCGTCTACTACCTCCTGTTCCGCTTCGTCATCCGGCGCTGGAACCTGCGCACGCCGGGGCGCGAGGAGGAGACCGAGGAGACGGCCGAGAACGCGGCCACCGCCGTCGCCGAGACCACCGTCGTCGAGACCACCGGCCCGAGGCCCGCCGAGCCCGGCGCTCAGGCCTGA
- a CDS encoding TIGR04222 domain-containing membrane protein — protein MEVFTAGDALAAQGDTWGISGSTFLEFYVVLAAAVWIVSSRARRRLAAGGPDLVTGLESRPHDVAYLNGGPDLAVYSALSAMKLSGTIRSSGKGQVQSSVRSPVTDDLERAVAFTASAPTPRHRLRYHGVVSTALGRIEDRLVREGLLLSEEQRSAIRRTGLWMLAVAVLGLFRLLAGLANARPVGFLVIVLLGVGVVTVVELVRAPQRSRAGDRALAELRTRHHGLSPTMKPDWVAYGAGAAALGVGLYGTGALWASDPAFADELAVQKAAAGSGWSGDGGSSWSSGGDSGGSSGGGGCGGGGGGCGG, from the coding sequence GTGGAGGTGTTCACCGCAGGGGACGCGTTGGCGGCTCAGGGAGACACCTGGGGGATCAGCGGGTCGACGTTCCTCGAGTTCTACGTGGTGCTGGCGGCGGCCGTGTGGATCGTGAGCAGCAGGGCCCGGCGCAGGCTCGCAGCCGGCGGCCCGGACCTGGTGACCGGCCTCGAGTCGCGCCCGCACGACGTCGCCTACCTCAACGGCGGGCCCGATCTCGCCGTGTACTCCGCACTCAGCGCGATGAAGCTGAGCGGCACGATCCGCAGCAGCGGCAAGGGCCAGGTGCAGTCGTCCGTGCGGTCGCCCGTCACGGACGACCTGGAGCGCGCGGTGGCGTTCACCGCGTCCGCCCCGACGCCCCGGCACCGGCTGCGGTACCACGGCGTCGTCTCGACGGCGCTCGGCCGGATCGAGGACCGGCTGGTCCGCGAGGGCCTGCTGCTGTCCGAGGAGCAGCGCTCGGCAATCCGCCGGACCGGCCTGTGGATGCTGGCGGTCGCGGTGCTCGGTCTGTTCCGGCTGCTGGCCGGGCTGGCCAACGCCCGGCCCGTCGGGTTCCTCGTGATCGTGCTGCTGGGGGTCGGCGTCGTCACCGTCGTCGAGCTGGTGCGGGCCCCGCAGCGCAGCCGCGCCGGGGACCGCGCGCTCGCGGAGCTGCGCACCCGGCACCACGGCCTGTCGCCCACGATGAAGCCGGACTGGGTCGCCTACGGTGCGGGGGCCGCGGCACTCGGCGTCGGGCTCTACGGCACGGGCGCGCTCTGGGCGTCGGACCCGGCGTTCGCGGACGAGTTGGCCGTGCAGAAGGCCGCGGCCGGCTCGGGCTGGAGCGGGGACGGCGGTTCCTCCTGGAGCAGCGGCGGCGATTCGGGCGGGAGTTCGGGCGGCGGTGGATGTGGTGGGGGTGGCGGTGGCTGCGGCGGCTGA